The proteins below come from a single Vibrio diazotrophicus genomic window:
- the ectB gene encoding diaminobutyrate--2-oxoglutarate transaminase: protein MDIFKKKESNVQSYAKNFPVVFSTAKGSWLYTKDGDAYLDFLAGAGSLNYGHNNAIFKMALLEYIDRDGITHGLDMHSEAKAEFLSALQTYIFEPRSLNYKVQFTGPTGTNAVEAAMKLARKVTGRSNIIAFTNGFHGCSYGALAATGNQHHRGGAGMGLSGVTRLPYEGYADIDGLALFETMLCDNSSGLDKPAAVLVETVQGEGGLNAASNEWLQRLAKICKSHDVLLIVDDIQAGCGRTGTFFSFEPSGIQPDIVTLSKSIGGYGLPMAVVLFKPELDQWKPGEHNGTFRGNNHAFVTAAKALETYWADEEFSQHIQQRAEQVTQAIQKALCMYPTMFTRLKGRGLMQGIECQSGEISDKIARECFRLGMVIETAGPDDEVVKFFCPLTISESELEQGLTIFAQAVENIASQYIKKAS from the coding sequence ATGGATATCTTTAAGAAAAAAGAATCAAACGTTCAATCTTACGCAAAAAATTTCCCCGTTGTTTTCTCCACTGCTAAAGGCAGTTGGCTCTACACCAAAGATGGTGACGCTTACCTAGATTTCTTAGCGGGTGCCGGTTCACTGAACTATGGGCACAACAACGCCATTTTTAAGATGGCACTGCTTGAGTACATCGACAGAGATGGCATTACCCATGGTTTAGACATGCACTCAGAAGCGAAAGCTGAATTCTTAAGTGCATTGCAAACTTATATTTTTGAGCCTCGCTCTTTGAACTACAAAGTACAGTTCACTGGCCCTACAGGTACCAATGCCGTAGAAGCGGCCATGAAGCTTGCGCGTAAAGTGACGGGCCGTAGCAATATTATTGCGTTCACCAATGGCTTCCACGGTTGTTCGTATGGCGCACTTGCCGCGACAGGTAACCAACACCATCGTGGTGGCGCTGGAATGGGGCTGTCGGGTGTGACTCGTCTACCTTATGAAGGTTATGCGGATATCGATGGCTTGGCCTTGTTCGAAACCATGTTGTGTGACAACTCATCTGGCTTAGATAAACCTGCGGCTGTTCTGGTTGAAACGGTTCAGGGTGAAGGTGGCTTGAACGCTGCGTCAAATGAGTGGTTACAACGTTTGGCGAAGATTTGTAAATCACACGACGTACTGTTGATCGTCGATGACATTCAGGCGGGTTGTGGCCGTACAGGCACGTTCTTTAGTTTTGAGCCTTCGGGTATCCAGCCAGATATTGTTACTTTATCGAAATCCATTGGTGGTTATGGTTTACCTATGGCGGTTGTGCTGTTTAAACCAGAACTCGACCAATGGAAACCGGGCGAACACAACGGCACATTCCGTGGTAATAACCATGCGTTTGTCACCGCTGCAAAAGCGTTAGAAACCTACTGGGCAGATGAAGAATTTTCACAGCACATTCAGCAACGTGCTGAGCAGGTGACACAAGCGATCCAAAAAGCGCTTTGTATGTATCCGACAATGTTTACCCGCTTGAAAGGTCGCGGTCTGATGCAAGGTATTGAGTGTCAGAGCGGTGAGATTTCAGACAAGATTGCCCGCGAATGTTTCCGCTTAGGTATGGTGATTGAAACCGCAGGTCCGGATGATGAAGTAGTGAAATTCTTCTGTCCTCTGACTATCAGTGAGTCTGAGCTTGAACAAGGCTTAACTATTTTTGCGCAAGCAGTTGAAAACATCGCATCTCAATACATTAAAAAAGCGTCATAA
- a CDS encoding ectoine synthase, with translation MIVRTLDECRQSERRVVAETWESVRMLLKDDQMGFSFHITNIYKGTETHIHYKNHLESVYCMSGEGEIEVVGGETYPIKPGTLYILDKHDEHFLRAYEGADMVMACVFNPPLTGAETHDKDGVYPIVE, from the coding sequence ATGATTGTAAGAACACTAGATGAATGTCGTCAGAGTGAACGTCGAGTCGTTGCGGAAACTTGGGAAAGTGTACGCATGCTGCTGAAAGATGATCAGATGGGCTTTTCGTTCCACATCACCAACATTTATAAGGGCACGGAAACGCATATTCACTACAAGAATCACCTTGAGTCTGTGTACTGCATGTCGGGTGAAGGTGAAATTGAAGTTGTTGGTGGTGAAACTTATCCGATCAAGCCAGGTACCTTATACATTCTCGATAAGCATGATGAACACTTCTTACGTGCTTATGAAGGCGCAGATATGGTGATGGCATGTGTGTTTAACCCGCCGTTAACTGGTGCGGAAACCCATGACAAAGACGGTGTTTACCCGATTGTTGAATAA
- a CDS encoding aspartate kinase codes for MYYTVEKIGGTSMSAFDAVLDNILLKPSNPYGRVFVVSAYSGMTDALLECKRTGKSGIYKMIAKRDDAWREAIYELEQRMLMINENLFADPMSRLRADKFIRSRISEAVNCINNILETCQYGQFSLRHYLPQVREFLSSIGEAHSAYNTALKLKTLGVNARFVDLSGWSNGAQGSLDEVIQKAFEDIDVETELPIVTGYAYCDEGLMKTYDRGYSEMTFSRIAALTNADQAIIHKEYHLSSADPRVVGPDKVRPMGLTNYDVADQLANLGMEAIHPNAAAGLRKQGIELRVKNTFEPEHGGTLISNVHQPEDNKVEIIAGRNKVFALHMFDQSMVGKVDNVSYELMEIIAEAKVHLVGKEMNANSMTYFLSGSSENLNEVLYKAEKRYPNASISGKMVALISAIGASINTNAALSLGMQALDKADVTPMAAYSSMRNVNVQFVVEDSDYNSAICALHQKLIAQKEESKPSVKAA; via the coding sequence ATGTATTACACCGTAGAGAAAATCGGTGGTACTTCTATGTCTGCGTTTGACGCAGTTCTTGATAATATTCTGCTAAAACCGAGCAATCCATACGGTCGAGTATTTGTTGTATCGGCTTATTCAGGGATGACTGACGCCTTACTGGAGTGCAAACGCACAGGTAAGTCAGGTATCTACAAAATGATCGCCAAACGAGACGACGCTTGGCGCGAGGCAATATACGAACTTGAGCAACGTATGTTGATGATCAATGAGAACTTGTTCGCCGATCCTATGAGTCGATTGCGCGCAGATAAGTTTATCCGCTCTCGAATTTCTGAAGCAGTAAACTGCATCAATAATATTTTGGAAACCTGCCAGTATGGTCAGTTTTCGTTGCGTCATTATTTGCCACAGGTAAGAGAGTTTCTTTCCTCGATTGGTGAGGCGCACAGTGCTTATAACACGGCGTTAAAGCTCAAAACATTAGGCGTGAATGCTCGTTTTGTGGATTTGTCGGGTTGGAGCAACGGTGCTCAGGGATCGCTTGATGAGGTTATTCAGAAAGCGTTTGAAGATATCGATGTGGAAACCGAGCTACCGATTGTGACTGGTTATGCTTACTGTGATGAAGGCTTAATGAAAACTTATGATCGCGGTTATAGCGAAATGACCTTCAGCCGTATTGCTGCACTAACAAATGCAGACCAAGCGATCATTCATAAAGAGTATCACCTAAGTTCAGCAGACCCTCGTGTGGTAGGTCCGGATAAAGTGCGCCCTATGGGGTTGACCAACTACGATGTTGCTGACCAGTTGGCTAACTTGGGAATGGAAGCCATTCACCCTAACGCCGCAGCGGGTCTTCGTAAGCAAGGTATTGAGCTGCGAGTTAAAAATACTTTCGAACCGGAACACGGTGGCACACTGATATCTAATGTTCATCAGCCTGAAGATAACAAAGTTGAGATCATTGCGGGTCGAAATAAAGTGTTTGCCCTGCACATGTTTGATCAAAGCATGGTCGGAAAAGTGGATAACGTAAGTTATGAGCTAATGGAAATCATCGCTGAAGCCAAAGTGCATTTGGTTGGAAAGGAGATGAACGCCAACTCAATGACTTATTTCCTCAGCGGCAGTTCTGAGAACCTCAATGAGGTGCTTTATAAGGCTGAAAAACGTTATCCGAACGCATCGATTTCTGGAAAAATGGTGGCACTGATCTCTGCAATTGGCGCATCAATCAATACCAATGCGGCATTGAGTTTAGGTATGCAGGCATTAGATAAAGCCGACGTGACACCTATGGCAGCGTATTCATCTATGCGTAACGTTAACGTGCAATTCGTGGTCGAAGATAGCGACTACAACAGTGCCATTTGTGCCTTGCACCAGAAGTTAATCGCTCAGAAAGAAGAGTCGAAACCTTCGGTAAAAGCGGCCTAA
- a CDS encoding SMU1112c/YaeR family gloxylase I-like metalloprotein, whose product MLKRIHHAAIICSDYPRSKAFYVDVLGLEVIAENYRQARDSYKLDLALPDGSQIELFSFPEAPKRPSYPEAQGLRHLAFCVDDISAAKNKLEQQGVEVEPIRVDEFTGKQYTFFADPDGLPLELYQSE is encoded by the coding sequence ATGTTAAAACGAATTCATCACGCTGCGATTATTTGCTCTGACTATCCCCGCTCAAAAGCCTTCTATGTTGATGTTCTCGGACTAGAAGTCATTGCTGAAAATTACCGGCAAGCGCGCGATTCTTACAAGCTAGATTTAGCGTTGCCAGATGGTTCACAAATTGAGTTGTTCTCATTTCCTGAAGCGCCAAAAAGGCCAAGCTATCCGGAAGCGCAAGGCTTACGCCATCTTGCTTTCTGTGTTGATGATATCTCTGCCGCCAAGAACAAGCTTGAACAGCAAGGCGTTGAAGTTGAGCCGATAAGAGTGGATGAGTTTACAGGTAAACAGTATACCTTCTTCGCAGACCCTGACGGCCTGCCTCTGGAACTGTACCAGAGCGAATAA
- a CDS encoding LysR family transcriptional regulator produces the protein MLNPKLITLLPDLATFILIVNEGSFTAAAHKLGVTPSALSKLITRLEQALSVKLFERTTRKLIITQAGQKIYDQCLVMMNAAQQAVELSSSDHTEAAGTLTVAAPEAFLNSVLQPLVVPFLKQYPEIKLRLRAADGEIDLFKHNVDVAFKLTDKPDENLVLKELAKTNLVLCASPDYLKQRGVPKHPTDLSQHDCLYLAETEHDHIWSFLKDDEFHTVAVTGRFAVNQSQIRLNGAKNGLGIGIFHDFVVQDAIANGEVVQLLQEWTIKSNYHGAIAMQYAQTKYMPARLRVFIDYALEHLRPKLNR, from the coding sequence ATGCTAAACCCAAAGCTTATTACCTTACTTCCTGATTTAGCGACATTTATCTTAATTGTAAATGAAGGCAGTTTTACCGCTGCGGCTCACAAGTTAGGCGTTACTCCGTCCGCGTTAAGTAAACTTATTACTCGTTTAGAACAAGCTTTGTCGGTGAAGCTGTTTGAACGCACCACAAGGAAACTGATCATTACTCAGGCAGGTCAAAAAATTTATGACCAATGTTTGGTGATGATGAATGCTGCGCAGCAAGCGGTAGAGCTTTCAAGCTCGGATCATACCGAGGCAGCAGGCACTCTCACCGTTGCCGCACCAGAGGCGTTCCTTAACTCCGTTTTGCAACCACTAGTTGTGCCGTTTCTGAAACAGTATCCAGAGATCAAACTCAGACTTCGCGCCGCAGATGGTGAAATCGATCTGTTCAAACACAATGTCGATGTAGCATTCAAACTGACCGATAAACCGGACGAAAACTTGGTACTTAAGGAGCTGGCCAAAACTAACTTGGTGCTATGTGCCAGCCCCGATTACCTCAAACAGAGAGGCGTACCTAAGCATCCTACGGATCTTTCGCAGCACGATTGCCTTTATCTTGCAGAAACCGAGCATGACCATATCTGGAGCTTTCTTAAAGACGATGAGTTCCACACTGTAGCGGTAACCGGTCGTTTCGCGGTTAACCAATCTCAGATCCGTTTAAACGGGGCAAAAAATGGTTTGGGTATCGGGATTTTCCATGACTTTGTGGTTCAAGATGCGATTGCCAACGGAGAAGTGGTGCAACTGTTACAAGAGTGGACGATTAAGAGTAACTACCATGGTGCGATTGCTATGCAGTATGCTCAAACCAAATACATGCCCGCGCGCTTGAGAGTCTTTATTGATTACGCACTTGAACATTTGCGTCCAAAGCTCAACCGCTGA
- a CDS encoding HAMP domain-containing protein, producing MKKTEKRWYSRFVMPLHIHLSVMFVTVVAGSCLLQIWASSKSIDNIIFEANQTLFEQIATTTKGDFEKVFQPAMHAISTLELTPLNDPAREDGRIPYLAILQKLLHTQPGVNAYFIGYNNGDVLAAFKNTQSSWMTDIPVPKNAELFGVMSSHEKGYATLFFFSVDGNVIGSQIISNSSLDARKETWYQAAQKNEMSLARPRFFKVQQQIGVTVQKRSETGTVIAAEILLSSVSNVLAGSAQDHPSTRLLFEKNQRYIYAFSEGSSHRLSLSELETIDQLPFPNIRSFILDESNVAKGLKTEMIDDEKWFGEVFPVAKIGDKDFYLLFAIKETELLDKAAAIRHHAIATAFILALLVLPIVYIMAQFISRPIRLATQNAQDISHFKFDAPNYKPSRIREIVDLSKALKGMNITIHNFFELTRTISKQKDSVRIQSVISEGLVKVTKAQGAFLSIWDDKEGSLEAHIYWDSKTKDKNDVSLAYLDSNEKVLSIYSQVNGEEYLIYENSPEFARKLRLPEEIWWLMVPLYNREQECIGCLNLAYLNEHKQAILDETLPLTLVLTGYTSLAIETKKHLRE from the coding sequence ATGAAGAAAACTGAAAAGCGGTGGTATTCGAGATTTGTAATGCCACTACACATCCATTTATCTGTGATGTTTGTCACTGTGGTAGCGGGCTCATGCCTACTGCAAATCTGGGCTTCTTCCAAAAGTATCGACAACATTATTTTTGAAGCCAATCAAACCCTGTTTGAACAAATAGCCACCACAACGAAAGGCGATTTTGAAAAGGTTTTCCAGCCAGCGATGCATGCTATCAGTACCTTAGAGCTCACGCCTCTTAATGATCCAGCTCGTGAAGATGGCCGAATTCCCTATCTCGCCATTTTGCAAAAATTGTTACATACCCAGCCCGGCGTCAATGCTTATTTCATTGGTTATAACAATGGGGATGTATTGGCTGCGTTCAAAAACACTCAGTCGAGTTGGATGACAGACATTCCAGTGCCTAAAAATGCAGAGTTGTTTGGTGTGATGTCTTCCCATGAAAAAGGTTATGCGACACTGTTCTTTTTTAGTGTTGACGGTAATGTCATTGGTTCGCAGATTATCTCCAATAGCAGCTTAGATGCTCGTAAGGAAACTTGGTACCAAGCGGCGCAAAAAAATGAGATGAGTCTGGCGAGGCCGAGGTTCTTTAAAGTTCAACAGCAAATTGGCGTGACGGTGCAAAAGCGATCAGAAACAGGAACGGTTATTGCGGCTGAGATATTGCTATCCAGCGTTTCAAATGTGCTGGCAGGCAGCGCACAAGATCACCCTTCGACAAGACTGTTGTTTGAAAAAAATCAACGCTATATCTACGCCTTCAGTGAAGGCAGCAGCCACCGTCTGTCATTAAGTGAATTGGAGACCATTGACCAGTTACCTTTTCCAAATATCAGATCGTTTATTCTCGATGAAAGCAATGTCGCGAAAGGCTTAAAAACAGAAATGATTGATGATGAGAAGTGGTTTGGCGAAGTGTTTCCCGTTGCGAAAATTGGCGATAAAGATTTCTACTTACTGTTTGCCATAAAAGAAACAGAACTGTTAGATAAAGCCGCCGCCATAAGACATCATGCGATAGCAACCGCGTTTATTCTTGCTCTGCTCGTATTGCCAATTGTTTATATCATGGCGCAATTTATTAGCCGTCCCATTCGTTTAGCCACTCAAAATGCTCAAGACATCAGTCACTTCAAGTTTGATGCGCCAAACTATAAACCCAGCCGAATCCGAGAGATTGTTGATCTTAGTAAAGCGTTAAAAGGGATGAACATCACCATTCACAACTTTTTTGAACTGACCAGAACCATATCGAAACAGAAAGACTCTGTGAGAATTCAGTCGGTGATTAGTGAAGGTTTGGTCAAAGTAACCAAAGCTCAAGGTGCTTTCTTATCGATATGGGATGATAAGGAGGGGAGCTTAGAGGCTCATATCTATTGGGACAGTAAAACCAAAGATAAGAATGATGTCTCTCTTGCTTATTTGGATAGCAACGAAAAGGTTCTCAGCATTTACTCGCAAGTAAACGGTGAAGAGTATTTGATCTATGAAAACTCGCCTGAGTTTGCGAGAAAGCTTCGTCTGCCAGAAGAGATCTGGTGGCTCATGGTGCCGCTTTATAACCGTGAACAGGAATGCATTGGATGTTTGAACCTTGCTTATCTGAACGAGCACAAGCAAGCAATATTAGATGAAACACTTCCACTCACTTTGGTGCTAACTGGCTATACCTCGCTTGCTATAGAAACGAAAAAACACTTGAGAGAGTAA
- a CDS encoding HD-GYP domain-containing protein, translating into MEAFIRVIAGAIDTKSPYTGNHCQRVPVLTERLVTAAAESDLQSFKDFSLTADDQEALHIASWLHDCGKVTTPEYVVDKSTKLETIYNRIHEIRTRFEVLKRDAQIDAYQSAFGTLPNEQQAQLDEKWRQLDEDFAFIAQMNEGNEFLSEEHQQRIHGIAGKTWQRTLDSRLGLGLEEAKRYRDEDNDLPVTELLLADKPSHRIPWESSKIRDARFQLQPKQYKNDQGELYNLCIQRGTLNDEERFIINDHIIETMMMLESLPFPSSMKNIPLIAGSHHEKLDGKGYPQGIDESEIPLAGKAMAIADIFEALTSSDRPYKKAKTLSESLRIMSFMVKDNHIDAELFALFLNSGIYMEYAKQFLEPEQIDQVNVADYLA; encoded by the coding sequence TTGGAAGCGTTCATTCGTGTCATTGCGGGTGCTATTGATACCAAGTCTCCCTACACGGGAAATCACTGTCAGCGGGTGCCGGTACTTACAGAACGTCTAGTCACGGCTGCGGCTGAATCGGATTTACAGTCCTTTAAAGATTTTTCGCTCACAGCGGATGATCAGGAAGCGTTGCACATCGCCTCATGGCTGCATGACTGCGGCAAAGTGACAACACCTGAATATGTGGTGGATAAATCAACCAAATTGGAAACCATCTACAACCGCATCCATGAAATCAGAACCCGTTTTGAAGTGCTGAAAAGAGACGCACAAATTGATGCTTATCAGTCGGCATTTGGCACTTTACCGAACGAGCAACAAGCACAGCTGGATGAGAAATGGCGTCAGTTGGATGAAGATTTCGCGTTTATTGCACAAATGAACGAGGGTAATGAGTTTCTCAGCGAAGAGCACCAACAGCGCATTCATGGAATTGCGGGTAAAACTTGGCAACGAACCTTGGATTCAAGATTGGGATTAGGGCTGGAAGAAGCGAAACGTTATCGTGATGAAGACAATGATCTGCCCGTTACCGAATTACTTTTGGCGGATAAGCCGTCGCATCGTATTCCTTGGGAATCGAGCAAAATTCGAGATGCGCGCTTCCAGTTGCAGCCCAAGCAATACAAGAACGATCAGGGTGAGCTTTATAACCTTTGCATTCAACGTGGCACGTTAAACGATGAAGAGCGCTTTATCATCAATGACCATATCATCGAAACCATGATGATGCTGGAATCATTGCCGTTTCCAAGCTCCATGAAAAACATCCCGCTGATTGCTGGTAGCCACCATGAAAAACTGGACGGTAAAGGTTATCCGCAAGGTATTGATGAAAGTGAAATCCCGCTTGCAGGGAAGGCGATGGCGATTGCCGATATCTTTGAAGCACTGACCAGCTCAGATCGACCATACAAAAAAGCCAAGACCTTGTCGGAGTCGCTCAGAATTATGAGTTTTATGGTCAAAGATAATCACATTGATGCTGAACTGTTTGCCTTGTTCCTTAACTCGGGTATTTACATGGAATACGCCAAACAGTTTTTAGAACCTGAGCAGATAGATCAAGTCAACGTGGCGGATTATTTGGCATAG
- a CDS encoding sigma-54-dependent Fis family transcriptional regulator, with the protein MQIQTVKDWLSTSWHRSEEAGLTQRSRPEHIRLPNYELKERKWLATSLISAVERHAVPLFNQMCGHSDSHLVLTDKEGVILSTWGHPRFKERLTEIALESGACWQEKLKGTNAIGTAIVEARPVTVVGNQHYIRQHHFISCSSCPIFTHQGELLGILDITSEQQKHDLSMQVLVQNMVQLIENHLLCEIPQGSTRIDLACERSLLNSGWQGIVIADEGGKILAHNHIAAQLLAQSSVVGHSVDEVFNQRPKPFVFEKHPLTDKPRQSHYSYTASCELHFGDTTIEQAWQQANKLIDKDITLMILGETGVGKGEFVKALHQRNSRKNKALVSVNCGALPKDLIESELFGYVAGAFTGANSKGYQGKIRQADKGILFLDEIADMPLEAQSRLLHVIQDKVVIPVGSNQSYPVDIQIIAATHKDLEKSVAEGSFRQDLYYRLNGLILHLPALRERQDKAALIESIHKTYRIGAQSLSPNLMELLTSYHWPGNIRELDNMMKVACLLASDEPELGLEHVPGHISKSLLNRVVDIESEDEAVDLKTTVEDKLLKAYQANQGNISQTSKMLGISRNTLYRKLKSIGILK; encoded by the coding sequence ATGCAAATTCAAACAGTTAAAGATTGGCTATCAACATCTTGGCATCGAAGTGAAGAAGCAGGACTCACTCAAAGAAGTCGTCCTGAGCATATTCGCTTGCCAAATTACGAGCTCAAAGAGCGCAAATGGTTAGCCACGTCATTAATTTCTGCGGTAGAAAGGCATGCTGTACCACTTTTCAATCAAATGTGTGGGCACAGTGACAGTCACTTAGTGTTAACCGACAAAGAAGGGGTGATTCTTTCCACTTGGGGGCATCCCAGATTTAAGGAGCGTTTAACGGAAATTGCGCTGGAATCAGGTGCTTGCTGGCAGGAAAAACTCAAAGGGACAAATGCGATAGGCACTGCAATTGTGGAAGCCCGCCCAGTCACGGTTGTTGGTAATCAACACTACATTCGGCAGCACCATTTTATCAGCTGTTCTTCATGTCCTATTTTCACTCATCAGGGAGAGTTGCTCGGTATTCTTGATATCACCAGTGAACAGCAAAAACACGATTTATCGATGCAGGTTCTAGTGCAGAACATGGTTCAACTGATTGAGAATCATCTGCTGTGTGAAATCCCTCAAGGCTCGACTCGAATTGATCTCGCTTGTGAACGCTCACTGCTTAACAGTGGCTGGCAAGGTATTGTTATTGCGGATGAAGGTGGAAAAATTCTGGCACACAACCACATTGCCGCTCAGCTGTTGGCGCAAAGCTCTGTGGTTGGACACTCGGTTGATGAAGTGTTTAACCAGCGACCAAAACCGTTTGTGTTTGAGAAACACCCGTTAACCGACAAACCTCGCCAATCCCACTACTCTTATACAGCTTCTTGTGAACTGCATTTTGGTGACACCACCATAGAGCAAGCATGGCAGCAGGCCAACAAGCTGATTGATAAAGACATTACATTAATGATCCTCGGTGAAACGGGCGTAGGAAAAGGCGAATTTGTAAAGGCACTCCACCAGCGAAATTCACGAAAAAACAAAGCGCTGGTTAGCGTAAACTGCGGGGCTCTACCCAAAGATCTGATTGAATCTGAACTGTTCGGCTATGTGGCAGGCGCTTTTACGGGTGCGAACAGCAAGGGGTACCAAGGAAAGATTCGACAAGCCGATAAAGGCATTCTGTTTTTGGATGAGATTGCAGATATGCCGTTAGAAGCGCAATCTCGTTTGCTACACGTAATTCAGGATAAAGTCGTCATTCCTGTTGGTTCAAACCAAAGTTATCCGGTCGATATTCAGATCATTGCTGCCACTCATAAAGACTTAGAGAAATCGGTTGCGGAAGGCTCTTTCCGCCAAGATCTCTATTACCGTCTCAACGGTTTGATTTTGCATCTACCCGCTTTACGCGAGCGACAAGACAAAGCGGCGCTAATTGAGAGCATTCACAAAACTTATCGTATTGGCGCTCAGTCGTTATCGCCCAATCTGATGGAGCTCCTCACCAGCTACCATTGGCCGGGCAATATTCGTGAGTTAGACAACATGATGAAAGTGGCTTGTCTACTGGCCAGTGATGAGCCTGAACTAGGGCTGGAACATGTTCCGGGGCATATCAGCAAATCTTTGCTCAATCGCGTTGTTGATATTGAATCTGAAGATGAAGCGGTGGATTTAAAAACCACCGTCGAAGATAAACTGCTAAAAGCGTATCAAGCGAATCAGGGTAACATCAGCCAAACATCAAAGATGCTTGGCATCAGTCGTAACACCCTTTATCGCAAACTTAAATCCATCGGCATTTTAAAATAA
- the exaC gene encoding acetaldehyde dehydrogenase ExaC → MIYAQPGTENAIFNFKNQYDNFIGGEWVKPVREAYFANTSPVNGKEFCQVPRSSEEDINLALDAAHNVRATWAKTSVTERSNILLKIADRIEENIEKLAYVESWENGKPIRETLAADIPLMVDHFRYFAGCIRAQEGSAAELDANTAAYHFPEPIGVVGQIIPWNFPMLMAAWKIAPAMAAGCCVVLKPAEQTPTSILVLMETIGDLIPAGVVNVVNGFGNEAGQALATSNRIAKLAFTGSTEVGNHILKCAADNLIPSTVELGGKSPNIYFADIFDHEDAYLEKCVEGTLLGFFNQGEVCTCPSRVLVHESIYDRFVAKLSERAKTIKQGNPLDTDTQVGAQASQEQFDKILSYLEIGRQEGAQVVFGGDVASQNGDISNGYYIQPTMLAGNNKMRVFQEEIFGPVIAITTFKDEAEALAIANDTEYGLGAGVWTRDANLAYRMGRNIEAGRVWINCYHAYPAHAAFGGYKKSGIGRETHKMMLNHYQNTKNLLVSYDINPLGFF, encoded by the coding sequence ATGATTTATGCGCAACCAGGAACTGAAAATGCGATTTTTAATTTTAAAAATCAATACGATAACTTTATTGGCGGCGAATGGGTAAAACCGGTTCGAGAAGCATATTTTGCAAACACATCACCGGTTAACGGTAAAGAGTTCTGCCAAGTCCCGCGTTCTAGCGAAGAGGATATCAACCTCGCACTGGATGCTGCACACAACGTCCGCGCAACGTGGGCAAAAACCAGTGTGACCGAGCGTTCAAATATATTGCTGAAAATCGCAGATCGTATCGAAGAGAACATCGAAAAACTGGCTTACGTTGAGTCTTGGGAAAACGGAAAACCGATTCGTGAAACCTTGGCGGCAGATATCCCTTTGATGGTTGATCATTTCCGTTATTTTGCAGGTTGTATTCGTGCTCAAGAGGGCAGTGCAGCAGAACTTGACGCTAATACAGCGGCTTACCATTTTCCTGAGCCAATTGGTGTCGTAGGGCAGATTATTCCTTGGAACTTCCCAATGCTGATGGCGGCTTGGAAAATTGCACCAGCAATGGCGGCTGGGTGTTGTGTGGTTCTAAAACCGGCAGAGCAGACGCCAACGTCGATTCTCGTGTTAATGGAAACTATTGGTGATTTGATTCCAGCGGGCGTTGTCAACGTGGTGAACGGCTTTGGTAATGAAGCGGGTCAAGCATTAGCGACCAGCAACCGTATCGCGAAACTGGCATTCACGGGTTCAACCGAAGTGGGTAACCATATTCTGAAATGTGCCGCAGATAACTTGATTCCTTCTACCGTTGAGCTTGGCGGTAAGTCACCAAACATCTACTTTGCTGATATTTTCGATCATGAAGATGCGTATCTAGAAAAATGTGTTGAAGGGACGCTATTGGGCTTCTTCAACCAAGGCGAAGTGTGTACTTGTCCTTCTCGTGTTCTAGTCCATGAATCTATCTATGATCGCTTTGTAGCGAAACTGAGTGAACGTGCAAAAACCATTAAACAAGGCAACCCGTTAGATACAGATACGCAAGTGGGTGCGCAAGCTTCGCAAGAGCAGTTCGATAAGATCCTGAGCTATTTGGAGATCGGTCGTCAGGAAGGGGCACAAGTGGTTTTCGGTGGCGATGTGGCAAGCCAGAATGGCGACATCAGTAACGGTTACTACATTCAGCCAACCATGCTGGCGGGCAATAACAAAATGCGTGTCTTCCAGGAAGAAATCTTCGGGCCAGTCATCGCAATCACAACCTTCAAAGATGAAGCTGAAGCGTTAGCTATCGCAAACGACACCGAATACGGCCTAGGCGCAGGTGTGTGGACTCGTGATGCTAACCTTGCGTACCGTATGGGACGTAACATTGAAGCGGGGCGCGTATGGATTAACTGTTACCACGCTTATCCTGCACACGCAGCGTTCGGTGGTTACAAGAAATCAGGCATTGGTCGTGAGACACATAAAATGATGCTGAACCATTACCAAAACACGAAGAACCTTTTGGTGAGCTACGACATCAATCCATTAGGCTTCTTCTAA